In Sphingobium sp. B2D3C, a genomic segment contains:
- a CDS encoding nuclear transport factor 2 family protein, giving the protein MSDDVSALREELARLRSDLTALAARADKADHYVEICNLQCAYGYYVDKGRWDDAARLFAEDGTLELAGRGVYVGRERVREYLHHLPPYGPGVLYNHMQLQPVVHIDCAAGTAKARWRTFMMVGGVGREARWGEATYENSYKIENGTWRIAQLHGYMNIYTEYDEGWHRGGVQLLRSIDGLQPDLPPTMEYESYPEPVIAPYHYKEV; this is encoded by the coding sequence ATGTCCGATGATGTCTCAGCCCTGCGCGAGGAACTGGCGCGTTTGCGGTCCGATCTGACGGCGCTCGCCGCCCGTGCCGACAAGGCGGATCATTATGTCGAAATCTGCAATCTCCAGTGCGCTTATGGCTATTATGTCGACAAGGGCCGCTGGGACGATGCGGCCAGGCTGTTTGCCGAGGATGGCACGCTCGAGCTGGCCGGGCGCGGCGTCTATGTCGGGCGGGAGCGGGTGCGGGAATATCTCCACCACCTGCCGCCTTATGGTCCTGGCGTGCTGTACAATCACATGCAGCTCCAGCCGGTCGTCCACATCGATTGTGCCGCCGGCACTGCGAAGGCGCGCTGGCGCACGTTCATGATGGTCGGCGGCGTCGGGCGCGAGGCGCGCTGGGGCGAGGCGACCTATGAGAACAGCTACAAGATTGAGAACGGCACGTGGCGGATCGCGCAGCTGCATGGCTATATGAACATCTACACCGAATATGACGAGGGCTGGCATCGCGGCGGCGTCCAGCTGCTGCGCTCGATCGACGGGCTGCAGCCCGATCTGCCGCCGACGATGGAGTATGAATCCTACCCTGAGCCGGTGATCGCGCCTTACCACTATAAGGAGGTGTAG
- a CDS encoding LysR family transcriptional regulator, which yields MSAPGTPTLDQLRIFLAVVDSGSFAAAGRRLNRAVSVISYGIANLEAQLGLTLFEREGTRKPELTVAGRALLADARAVAHGVDGLRARVKGLLDGLEAEVDLAVDVMLPAERLGAVLRAFAREYPTVQLRLHVEALGAVLAMVREGRAMIGISGPLAIGADGVECVAAGSVPLVPVAAPDHPLGQMAQIPPGAGRDYTQLVLTDRSRATDGQDYSVLSPKTWRLADLGAKHALLCEGVGWGNMPLPMVESDLVAGTLVRLAMPDHPGGTYRFAGIWRRDTPPGPAAEWLIAQFVEQGRADAALAGMIDL from the coding sequence GTGAGCGCGCCCGGCACGCCAACGCTCGATCAGTTGCGCATCTTCCTCGCGGTGGTGGACAGCGGCAGTTTTGCGGCGGCAGGGCGGCGGCTCAACCGCGCCGTGTCCGTCATCAGCTATGGCATCGCCAATCTGGAGGCGCAGCTCGGCCTGACGCTGTTCGAGCGGGAAGGGACGCGCAAGCCGGAGCTGACCGTTGCCGGCCGGGCGCTGCTCGCCGATGCCCGTGCCGTCGCCCATGGCGTGGACGGGCTGCGCGCCCGCGTCAAAGGCCTGCTCGATGGGCTGGAGGCGGAAGTGGATCTGGCCGTCGACGTCATGCTGCCGGCCGAGCGGCTGGGCGCGGTGCTGCGGGCCTTCGCGCGCGAATATCCCACCGTCCAGCTCCGCCTGCATGTCGAGGCGCTTGGTGCTGTCCTCGCGATGGTGCGGGAGGGGCGGGCGATGATCGGCATTTCCGGCCCGCTCGCCATTGGCGCCGATGGGGTGGAATGTGTCGCGGCCGGCTCGGTGCCGCTGGTGCCGGTCGCCGCGCCCGATCATCCGCTGGGGCAAATGGCGCAGATCCCGCCGGGCGCCGGGCGCGATTATACCCAGCTCGTGCTCACCGACCGCTCCCGCGCCACCGACGGGCAGGATTATTCGGTGCTGAGCCCCAAGACCTGGCGGCTGGCCGATCTCGGCGCCAAGCACGCCCTGCTGTGCGAGGGTGTCGGCTGGGGCAATATGCCGCTGCCGATGGTGGAGAGCGATCTCGTCGCCGGCACGCTGGTGCGCCTCGCCATGCCCGATCATCCGGGCGGAACCTACCGCTTCGCCGGCATCTGGCGCCGGGATACGCCGCCCGGCCCGGCGGCTGAATGGCTGATCGCGCAGTTTGTCGAACAGGGCCGGGCCGATGCGGCACTCGCCGGGATGATCGATCTCTGA
- a CDS encoding pirin family protein, with protein sequence MIDLRPFDSLGAANHGWLDAHHHFSFAGYHDPARVHFGSLRVWNDDAIAPQTGFPPHPHRDMEIITYVREGAITHQDSLGNVGRTEAGDVQVMSAGTGIRHSEYNLEDVTTRIFQIWIIPTREGEPPQWGAKPFPKGERSGKFVTLASGHAEDEDALPIRTDGRVLGATLRAGETADYPLGKDRKAYLVPATGAVQIEDVRVNARDGAAISDVEVLRITAIEDSEIVLVDVI encoded by the coding sequence ATGATCGACCTTCGCCCCTTCGACAGCCTCGGCGCCGCCAACCACGGCTGGCTGGATGCCCATCACCACTTCTCCTTTGCGGGCTATCATGATCCTGCGCGGGTCCACTTCGGCAGCCTGCGGGTGTGGAACGACGATGCCATCGCGCCGCAGACGGGTTTCCCGCCCCATCCGCACCGCGACATGGAGATCATTACCTATGTCCGCGAGGGCGCGATCACCCATCAGGACAGCCTCGGCAATGTCGGCCGCACGGAAGCGGGCGACGTGCAGGTGATGAGCGCCGGCACTGGCATCCGCCACTCGGAATATAATCTCGAGGATGTAACCACACGGATCTTCCAGATCTGGATCATCCCCACCCGCGAGGGCGAGCCGCCGCAATGGGGCGCCAAGCCTTTCCCCAAGGGCGAGCGCTCGGGCAAGTTCGTCACCCTGGCCTCCGGCCATGCCGAGGATGAGGACGCCCTGCCGATCCGCACCGATGGCCGGGTGCTGGGCGCGACCCTGCGTGCCGGCGAGACGGCGGACTATCCGCTCGGCAAGGACCGCAAGGCCTATCTGGTCCCCGCCACCGGCGCCGTGCAGATCGAGGACGTGCGGGTGAATGCCCGTGACGGCGCCGCGATCAGCGATGTGGAGGTGCTGCGCATCACGGCCATCGAGGACAGCGAAATCGTCCTCGTCGACGTGATCTGA